One Amycolatopsis sp. NBC_00355 genomic window carries:
- a CDS encoding SDR family NAD(P)-dependent oxidoreductase has product MTPSLSGRTFVVTGAAGGLGAITARDLAARGAHVVLAVRDPARVTPPPGDTEVRRLDLADLASVRAFADGWSGDLDVLVNNAGVMAVPYGKSVDGFETHMAVNHFGPFALTNLLLPYLTGRVVTVASGLSRTGRIRLDDLNWEHRRYSPMRAYGQSKLANLLFTLELQRRLTDAGSKVLAVAAHPGVARTGLDRHAGGVQATLVKALYPLITQKKAEYGALPTLFAATEDVPGNAYIGPGGRSGETPKPARRRPADSDPAVARELWEASARLTHS; this is encoded by the coding sequence ATGACCCCTTCACTTTCCGGCCGCACCTTCGTCGTCACCGGCGCCGCGGGTGGCCTCGGCGCCATCACCGCCCGCGATCTGGCCGCCCGCGGCGCGCACGTCGTGCTCGCCGTGCGCGACCCCGCCCGCGTCACCCCGCCCCCCGGCGATACCGAGGTCCGGCGCCTCGACCTCGCCGACCTCGCTTCGGTGCGCGCCTTCGCCGACGGCTGGTCCGGCGACCTCGACGTCCTCGTCAACAACGCCGGCGTGATGGCCGTCCCGTACGGCAAGTCCGTCGACGGCTTCGAGACGCACATGGCCGTGAACCACTTCGGGCCCTTCGCGCTGACGAACCTGCTGCTGCCGTACCTCACCGGACGCGTCGTGACCGTCGCCTCGGGTCTCTCCAGGACGGGGCGGATCCGTCTCGACGACCTGAACTGGGAGCACCGCCGCTACTCGCCGATGCGGGCGTACGGCCAGTCGAAACTGGCGAACCTGCTGTTCACGCTCGAACTGCAGCGCCGGCTCACCGACGCCGGCAGCAAGGTGCTGGCGGTCGCGGCGCACCCGGGTGTCGCGCGGACCGGGCTCGACCGGCACGCCGGCGGCGTGCAGGCGACGCTGGTCAAGGCGCTCTACCCGCTGATCACGCAGAAGAAGGCGGAGTACGGCGCGCTGCCGACGCTCTTCGCCGCGACCGAGGACGTCCCGGGCAACGCCTACATCGGCCCGGGCGGGCGATCCGGCGAGACGCCGAAGCCGGCCCGGCGGCGTCCCGCGGACAGCGATCCCGCCGTGGCGCGGGAGCTGTGGGAGGCGTCGGCGCGGCTGACTCACTCGTAA
- a CDS encoding acyl-CoA dehydrogenase family protein, whose amino-acid sequence MINLEAPKKAGALINQAYQAAAEVFRPISRKYDRAEHTYPAELDMFAALLDGLNSSGEGGAGAAGVRRSKDEKEKGNRNGANLNVVLGTIEMCWGDVGLLLSMPRQGLGNAAIGSVATDEQLKRFSGLWAAMAITEPGFGSDSAAVTTTARLDGDDYIINGEKIFVTSGERADAVVVWATLDKTKGRAAIKSFVVEKGTPGFEVVRVEHKLGIRASDTAVLRFENCRVPAENLLGTAEIDTAKGFAGVMQTFDNTRPLVAAMAIGVARAALEETRRILTDAGVVIDYDRPAHTQHAAAAEFLRLEADYESAYLLTLESAWMADNRKPNSLQASMAKAKAGRSVVDIALKCVELTGAYGEESLLEKWARDAKILDIFEGTQQIQQLIVARRVLGKTSAQLK is encoded by the coding sequence ATGATTAACCTGGAAGCTCCCAAGAAGGCCGGCGCGCTGATCAACCAGGCGTACCAGGCCGCGGCCGAGGTGTTCCGGCCGATCTCGCGCAAGTACGACCGCGCGGAGCACACCTACCCCGCCGAGCTGGACATGTTCGCGGCGCTGCTGGACGGCCTCAACTCCTCCGGCGAGGGCGGCGCCGGCGCCGCGGGCGTCCGCCGCTCCAAGGACGAGAAGGAAAAGGGCAACCGCAACGGCGCCAACCTCAACGTCGTCCTCGGCACCATCGAGATGTGCTGGGGTGACGTCGGCCTGCTGCTGTCGATGCCGCGCCAGGGCCTGGGCAACGCGGCGATCGGCTCGGTCGCGACCGACGAGCAGCTCAAGCGCTTCTCCGGGCTGTGGGCGGCGATGGCGATCACCGAGCCCGGTTTCGGCTCGGACTCCGCGGCGGTCACCACGACCGCCCGGCTGGACGGTGACGACTACATCATCAACGGCGAGAAGATCTTCGTGACGTCCGGCGAGCGCGCCGACGCGGTCGTCGTGTGGGCGACGCTGGACAAGACGAAGGGCCGCGCGGCGATCAAGTCGTTCGTGGTCGAGAAGGGCACGCCGGGCTTCGAGGTGGTGCGCGTCGAGCACAAGCTCGGCATCCGCGCGTCCGACACCGCGGTGCTGCGCTTCGAGAACTGCCGCGTCCCCGCGGAGAACCTGCTGGGCACGGCGGAAATCGACACGGCCAAGGGTTTCGCGGGCGTCATGCAGACGTTCGACAACACCCGCCCGCTGGTGGCGGCGATGGCGATCGGCGTCGCCCGGGCGGCGCTGGAGGAGACGCGCCGGATCCTCACCGACGCGGGAGTGGTCATCGACTACGACCGCCCGGCCCACACCCAGCACGCGGCGGCGGCCGAGTTCCTCCGCCTGGAAGCGGACTACGAGTCGGCGTACCTGCTGACGCTGGAATCGGCGTGGATGGCCGACAACCGCAAGCCGAACTCGCTGCAGGCGTCGATGGCGAAGGCCAAGGCCGGGCGTTCGGTGGTGGACATCGCGCTGAAGTGCGTCGAGCTGACCGGGGCGTACGGCGAGGAGTCGTTGCTGGAGAAGTGGGCGCGGGACGCGAAGATCCTCGACATCTTCGAGGGGACCCAGCAGATCCAGCAGCTCATCGTGGCTCGCCGGGTGCTGGGGAAGACGAGTGCTCAGCTGAAGTAG
- a CDS encoding acyl-CoA dehydrogenase family protein, with translation MGWGLSALTRLAGSKVVDRAGLRKPIEGLVTAGTRNGFRAAGAATRSFTSVRKLGKPARLAPANDTGLFDLTPSEDQQLIVETVKEFAAEQLRPAAADADAKLEAPEGLLSRAAELGISLVGIPEELGGVGTERSVVTNALVAEALAHGDLGLAVAVLAPSAVSTALVSWGDEQQQADYLPAFVGENVPAAALALQEQRALYDPFKPATKARRTPKGYQLDGVKSLVPRAAQAELFIVSADLEGRGPALFLVESSNAGVTIEAEPAMGLRGAATGKLHLEKVALPAGALLGGGKLDVFTELVRLSRLGWAALATGTAKAVLDYVVPYVNERVAFGEPISHRQAVAFSVADIAIELEGLRLVTLRAAARAEQGKSYAREVALARKLAVDKGMQIGNAGVQLLGGHGFVKEHPVERWYRDLRAIGVMEGAVLL, from the coding sequence ATGGGCTGGGGCCTGTCCGCGCTGACCCGGCTGGCCGGGAGCAAAGTCGTGGATCGGGCCGGGCTGCGCAAGCCCATCGAAGGCCTGGTCACCGCGGGGACGCGCAACGGCTTCCGGGCCGCCGGCGCGGCCACCCGGTCGTTCACGTCGGTGCGGAAGCTGGGCAAGCCCGCCCGGCTCGCGCCGGCGAACGACACCGGGCTGTTCGACCTGACGCCGAGCGAGGACCAGCAGCTCATCGTCGAGACCGTGAAGGAGTTCGCCGCCGAGCAGCTGCGCCCGGCCGCCGCGGACGCCGACGCCAAGCTCGAAGCCCCGGAAGGCCTGCTGAGCAGGGCCGCCGAGCTGGGCATCAGCCTGGTCGGCATCCCCGAGGAGCTCGGCGGCGTCGGCACCGAACGGTCGGTCGTCACCAACGCGCTGGTCGCGGAGGCCCTCGCCCACGGTGACCTCGGGCTGGCGGTCGCCGTGCTCGCGCCGTCCGCGGTCAGCACGGCGCTGGTCAGCTGGGGCGACGAGCAGCAGCAGGCCGACTACCTGCCCGCGTTCGTCGGCGAGAACGTGCCCGCCGCCGCGCTCGCGCTGCAGGAGCAGCGGGCGCTGTACGACCCGTTCAAGCCCGCGACGAAGGCCCGCCGCACCCCCAAGGGCTACCAGCTCGACGGCGTGAAGTCGCTGGTCCCGCGCGCGGCGCAGGCGGAGCTGTTCATCGTCTCCGCCGACCTCGAAGGCCGCGGTCCGGCGCTGTTCCTCGTCGAATCGTCGAACGCCGGGGTGACCATCGAGGCCGAGCCGGCGATGGGCCTGCGCGGCGCCGCGACCGGCAAGCTGCACCTGGAGAAGGTGGCGCTGCCCGCGGGCGCGCTGCTCGGCGGCGGCAAGCTCGACGTCTTCACCGAGCTCGTCCGGCTCTCGCGGCTGGGCTGGGCGGCGCTGGCCACCGGCACCGCGAAGGCCGTGCTCGACTACGTCGTCCCCTACGTCAACGAGCGCGTCGCATTCGGCGAGCCGATCAGCCACCGGCAGGCCGTGGCGTTCTCGGTCGCCGACATCGCGATCGAGCTGGAGGGCCTGCGGCTGGTCACGCTGCGCGCCGCGGCGCGGGCCGAGCAGGGCAAGTCCTACGCCCGCGAGGTCGCGCTGGCCCGGAAGCTGGCCGTGGACAAGGGCATGCAGATCGGCAACGCGGGCGTGCAGCTGCTCGGCGGGCACGGCTTCGTCAAGGAGCACCCGGTCGAGCGCTGGTACCGGGACCTGCGCGCCATCGGCGTCATGGAAGGCGCCGTCCTTCTCTAG
- a CDS encoding VMAP-C domain-containing protein gives MDVLVVAGFADDKSIRTLMVAELRRTLDHPFTVPDQLAPRAQLIEIVNGCSVLDHGLPTLADVLEFLRPGTKECTQFRDLVDSLPLRDVVTESDQEQFRQQLQGFVPPGLRAAVRRAARHVFPAPLFPDAAEAFSGLADFNAAPGELPPVVAFAELISAECDEQLAANLRRWSDGQAHRLRLEGALRALRSQVTPSRSGRLHLTIMISPDPVDADRHEISHWRQDDPDDWPPPRGETVVATTAELEDEVAKTISGAEEAWSESEAEVAIEFVLPRGLLDLPVHTWRTERELGGPQPLYMAYPTVIRSLERMSSRRSHRVWRRRWASWTEQPSVERVYFCEPGDTEDHQHLDAVFSDERWLMTVLTATPPSNPIPGRDELFAALRAGLPVVVWHPTVSSEVVREVVTWLAGSDDLGNLPALTRKHRLDALRNRSSSPDGGIIGDLVVLWDDPSRMLPLGDGGTGPVPGEGADEHDRAF, from the coding sequence GTGGACGTCCTCGTGGTAGCGGGTTTCGCCGACGACAAGTCCATCCGCACTTTGATGGTCGCGGAGTTGCGGCGAACTCTTGACCACCCCTTCACCGTGCCGGACCAGCTGGCCCCGCGTGCTCAGCTGATCGAGATCGTCAACGGCTGCAGCGTGCTCGACCACGGCCTGCCGACGCTGGCCGACGTGCTCGAATTCCTCCGACCGGGGACGAAGGAGTGCACCCAGTTCCGCGATCTGGTGGATTCCCTGCCATTGCGCGATGTGGTAACGGAATCGGATCAGGAGCAGTTCCGGCAGCAACTCCAGGGGTTCGTGCCACCCGGGCTTCGGGCGGCCGTTCGTCGCGCCGCCCGGCACGTCTTCCCGGCACCGCTCTTCCCGGACGCGGCGGAGGCCTTCTCCGGCCTTGCGGACTTCAACGCCGCGCCCGGAGAGCTGCCACCGGTCGTGGCCTTCGCCGAGTTGATCTCGGCCGAATGCGACGAACAGCTGGCCGCGAACCTGCGCAGGTGGTCTGACGGACAGGCTCACCGGCTTCGGCTCGAAGGCGCGCTTCGCGCGCTTCGTTCGCAGGTCACCCCATCGCGGTCGGGACGGCTGCACCTGACGATCATGATCAGCCCTGACCCGGTCGACGCGGATCGGCACGAGATTTCCCACTGGCGGCAGGACGACCCGGACGATTGGCCACCACCTCGCGGCGAAACCGTCGTGGCCACCACGGCGGAACTCGAAGACGAAGTGGCGAAAACGATCTCCGGGGCGGAAGAAGCGTGGTCGGAAAGTGAAGCGGAAGTCGCCATCGAGTTCGTGCTCCCGCGCGGTTTGCTGGATCTTCCGGTGCACACCTGGCGCACGGAGCGTGAACTCGGCGGGCCGCAGCCGTTGTACATGGCTTATCCGACGGTTATTCGTTCACTGGAACGGATGAGCTCCCGGCGTTCGCACCGGGTTTGGCGCCGACGGTGGGCTTCTTGGACGGAGCAGCCATCCGTCGAACGAGTGTATTTCTGCGAGCCCGGCGACACCGAAGATCACCAACACCTCGACGCGGTTTTCAGCGACGAGCGGTGGCTCATGACGGTGCTGACCGCGACTCCGCCGTCGAACCCGATTCCCGGCCGGGACGAGCTTTTCGCCGCTTTACGAGCGGGCTTGCCGGTCGTCGTTTGGCACCCTACGGTCTCTTCGGAAGTCGTGCGCGAGGTGGTAACCTGGTTGGCCGGAAGTGACGATTTGGGGAATTTGCCGGCACTGACCCGGAAACACCGGCTCGACGCGCTCCGAAATCGGTCGTCGTCCCCGGATGGCGGCATCATAGGGGATCTGGTGGTGCTGTGGGACGACCCGAGCCGGATGCTCCCTCTGGGCGACGGCGGAACCGGCCCGGTTCCGGGAGAAGGTGCCGATGAGCACGACCGAGCGTTCTGA
- a CDS encoding helix-turn-helix transcriptional regulator — MDRPALADFLRRRREALSPEDVGLPPGQRRRTAGLRREEVATLSGMSTDYYTRLEQRRGPRPSEQMLAAIARGLRLTLDERDHLFRLAGHTAPTRVSRADHVSPPLMRVLDRLHDTPAQVMSNLGETLVQNPPAKALLGDETGHTGPARSAVYRWFTDPAERRIYPEADRVRHSRFLVASLRATSGSDPRAADLARLLSAKSAEFAKLWDAHEVEVPSERRKTIVHPSFGPIDLDCQLLFTDDLAQVLLVFTATPGTEDAEKLQLLSVVGPELLESS, encoded by the coding sequence GTGGACCGTCCAGCGCTCGCCGACTTCCTGCGCCGCCGCCGTGAGGCGCTGAGCCCGGAAGACGTCGGGCTGCCGCCGGGACAGCGTCGCCGCACGGCCGGCCTGCGCCGCGAGGAGGTCGCGACGCTCTCGGGCATGTCCACCGACTACTACACGCGGCTGGAACAGCGGCGCGGACCGCGGCCCTCGGAGCAGATGCTGGCCGCGATCGCGCGCGGCCTGCGGCTCACCCTCGACGAGCGCGACCACCTGTTCCGGCTGGCCGGGCACACCGCGCCGACGCGGGTCTCGCGCGCCGACCACGTCAGCCCGCCGCTGATGCGCGTCCTGGACCGGCTGCACGACACCCCCGCCCAGGTGATGTCGAACCTCGGCGAGACGCTCGTGCAGAACCCGCCGGCCAAAGCGCTGCTCGGCGACGAAACCGGCCACACCGGGCCCGCGCGCAGCGCCGTCTACCGCTGGTTCACCGATCCGGCGGAGCGGCGGATCTACCCGGAAGCCGACCGCGTCCGGCACAGCCGGTTCCTGGTGGCGAGCCTGCGGGCGACGTCCGGCAGCGACCCCCGGGCCGCGGACCTCGCGCGGCTTCTGAGCGCGAAGAGTGCGGAGTTCGCGAAGCTGTGGGACGCACACGAAGTCGAGGTGCCGTCGGAGCGGCGCAAGACGATCGTCCACCCGAGCTTCGGCCCGATCGACCTCGACTGCCAGCTCCTGTTCACCGACGACCTCGCGCAAGTGCTGCTGGTGTTCACGGCCACGCCGGGCACCGAAGACGCCGAGAAGCTCCAGCTGCTTTCGGTCGTCGGCCCGGAGCTGCTCGAGTCGTCATGA
- a CDS encoding effector-associated domain 2-containing protein, which yields MHPYPAALHRTIMVVDIAGYNDPKRTMAHLHELHEGLWAVLKGTFAETGIPWDVCFVENTGDGAMILLPPEIAKADLVAQFPERMHAELRRYNAVHSEAARMHLRLALNAGEVGQGGHGSVSKAVSFAFRLLDAPAAKALQKATGAELALIAADTFYHDVVTEDPAAAPGEYRRIPVAVKETTTTAWLRLLGAPPVEAVVPVSRPRLEPGDRPAPFAALVEALLAVTCVRNEESRRLLLGMVPRREIAAAVPHQSEDRLHVIELARTCERYEGGLEELLATVRLLDPGSPQVEELAAVIASRAGIRVR from the coding sequence GTGCATCCCTATCCGGCCGCGCTGCACCGGACGATCATGGTCGTCGATATCGCCGGCTACAACGACCCGAAGCGCACGATGGCTCACCTGCACGAACTGCACGAGGGATTGTGGGCGGTCCTCAAGGGCACGTTCGCCGAGACCGGCATCCCCTGGGACGTCTGCTTCGTCGAAAACACCGGCGACGGAGCGATGATTCTTCTGCCGCCCGAGATCGCGAAGGCGGACCTCGTCGCGCAGTTCCCGGAGCGGATGCACGCGGAGCTGCGCCGGTACAACGCGGTGCACTCCGAAGCCGCGCGGATGCACCTGCGGCTCGCGCTGAACGCCGGCGAGGTGGGGCAGGGTGGGCACGGCTCGGTCAGCAAAGCCGTGAGCTTCGCGTTCCGGCTGCTGGACGCGCCCGCAGCGAAGGCCCTGCAGAAAGCCACGGGTGCGGAACTGGCCCTGATCGCCGCCGACACGTTCTACCACGATGTCGTGACCGAGGACCCGGCCGCGGCCCCCGGTGAGTACCGGCGGATTCCGGTGGCGGTCAAGGAAACCACGACGACCGCGTGGTTACGCCTTTTGGGTGCCCCGCCGGTCGAAGCTGTGGTGCCGGTATCGCGCCCGCGTCTCGAGCCCGGCGACCGGCCGGCGCCTTTCGCGGCGTTGGTCGAAGCGCTCTTGGCGGTCACTTGCGTGCGGAACGAGGAAAGCCGCCGGCTCCTGCTGGGGATGGTTCCCCGGCGGGAAATCGCGGCAGCGGTTCCGCACCAGTCAGAAGATCGGCTGCACGTGATCGAACTCGCGCGCACCTGCGAACGGTACGAAGGCGGTCTCGAGGAACTGCTCGCCACGGTGCGCCTGCTCGACCCGGGATCGCCGCAGGTCGAAGAGCTGGCCGCCGTGATCGCGAGCCGCGCGGGTATTCGAGTTCGTTAG
- a CDS encoding low temperature requirement protein A — protein MPTRRLHLVSADEDHRVSTIELFFDLVFVYAITQTTQLMADHLSPLGVGQGLAMLAVLWWCWCSYAWLGTTIHVDHGIARLAMFGAMAVMFLVSLTIPEAFVDHPGGLFAPVLFVVCYAVVRLLHLVAYLGAARHDAGLKRVLLRMFVGLLPSVVLLGVATTLSGPWQLGLWVVALLVDYLNVYLTGPDGWRLNSPAHFAERFGLIVIIALGESIVAIGIGIGALPMSWPVTGAAVCGLALAAGMWWTYFDVVARVSEHRLTRATGRERAKLATDSYTFLHLPLIAGIVLVALGLKKALLYVADTEHHAPGEALHGVPIWTLTGGLALYLIALSSLRKRNLGSWNHQRLVLAVLLVAVTPLLAHVPAAVLVLIVAAVVLGLIAFERLQFADWRKQVHADHS, from the coding sequence GTGCCCACGAGACGCCTGCACCTGGTGAGCGCGGATGAGGACCACCGCGTCTCGACCATCGAGCTCTTCTTCGACCTGGTTTTCGTCTACGCCATCACCCAGACCACCCAGCTGATGGCCGACCACCTGAGCCCCCTCGGGGTGGGGCAGGGGCTGGCCATGCTCGCCGTTCTTTGGTGGTGCTGGTGCTCCTATGCCTGGCTCGGGACCACCATCCACGTCGACCACGGGATCGCCCGGCTTGCGATGTTCGGGGCGATGGCCGTGATGTTCCTCGTCTCCCTCACCATTCCCGAGGCCTTTGTCGATCATCCCGGTGGGTTGTTCGCGCCCGTCCTCTTCGTGGTCTGTTACGCCGTCGTGCGGCTGCTGCACCTTGTCGCCTACCTGGGCGCCGCTCGGCATGATGCCGGGCTCAAGCGCGTGTTGCTCCGGATGTTCGTCGGGTTGCTGCCGAGCGTGGTGCTGCTCGGGGTCGCGACGACGTTGAGCGGGCCGTGGCAGCTGGGGTTGTGGGTGGTCGCCTTGCTCGTCGACTACCTCAACGTCTACCTGACCGGGCCGGACGGCTGGCGGTTGAACTCGCCGGCGCACTTCGCCGAGCGGTTCGGGCTGATCGTGATCATCGCGCTCGGGGAGTCGATCGTCGCGATCGGCATCGGGATCGGGGCGCTGCCGATGTCGTGGCCGGTCACCGGGGCGGCCGTGTGCGGGCTCGCGCTGGCCGCCGGGATGTGGTGGACCTACTTCGACGTCGTCGCGCGGGTGTCCGAGCATCGGCTGACCCGCGCGACCGGGCGTGAGCGCGCGAAGCTCGCCACCGACTCCTACACGTTCCTGCACCTGCCGCTGATCGCCGGGATCGTGCTCGTCGCCCTCGGGCTGAAGAAGGCGCTGCTCTACGTCGCCGACACCGAGCACCACGCGCCGGGTGAGGCGCTGCACGGCGTGCCGATCTGGACGTTGACCGGCGGGCTCGCGCTCTACCTGATCGCCCTGAGCTCACTGCGCAAGCGCAACCTCGGCAGCTGGAACCACCAGCGCTTGGTCCTGGCGGTCCTGCTGGTCGCGGTGACGCCCTTGCTGGCGCACGTGCCCGCCGCGGTGCTGGTCCTGATCGTCGCCGCGGTGGTGCTCGGGCTCATCGCCTTCGAACGCCTGCAGTTCGCGGACTGGCGCAAGCAGGTGCACGCCGACCACTCATGA